The following proteins come from a genomic window of Micromonospora echinofusca:
- a CDS encoding molybdopterin oxidoreductase family protein gives MTDGAHAATGPGRTPREVATHCPYCALQCGMTLREEAGRVAVLPRQFPTNRGGLCQKGWTAAELLDHPERLTTPLLRDPVGDELRPASWAAALDRIVTGLRAVQEGHGRDAVAVFGGGGLTNEKAYALGRFARVALRTRHIDYNGRFCMSSAAAAGNRAFGIDRGLPFPLADLGRADTLLLVGANPAETMPPLVRWLTEQRERGGRLIVVDPRVTATARLADLHLQPLPGTDLAVASALLHIALTEGWIDREYVAERTTGFEAVRRTVAGWWPARAEALSGVPVADLEATARALGTAGRVIILTARGAEQHAKGVDTVTGFVNLALALGLPGRPGSGYGCLTGQGNGQGGREHGQKADQLPGYRRIDDPVAREHVAGVWGVPAEELPGPGVPAYELLESLGTPTGPKALLVFGSNPVVSAPRAARIERRLRAVDLLVVADFLLSETAALADVVLPTAQWAEEDGTMTNLEGRVLRRRALRTPPPGVRTDLEILADLTARLRGGAGDADASDPRVVFAELRRASAGGTADYAGVSWERIDAHDGVFWPCPAEGAPDTPRLFADRFATPDGRARFHAVEHRPAAEEVCAEYPLHLTTGRVLAQYQSGTQTRRVAALRRAAPDAFVELHPDLAGRLGIGDGEPVRVVSRRGELRAPARLSTAIRPDTVFAPFHWGGAARANSVTNDAVDPVSGMPEFKICAVRLERVDEP, from the coding sequence ATGACAGACGGTGCACACGCGGCGACCGGACCGGGGCGGACGCCCCGGGAGGTGGCGACGCACTGCCCGTACTGCGCCCTCCAGTGCGGGATGACGCTGCGCGAGGAGGCCGGCCGGGTGGCGGTGCTCCCCCGGCAGTTCCCCACCAACCGGGGCGGCCTCTGCCAGAAGGGCTGGACCGCCGCCGAACTGCTCGACCACCCCGAACGGCTGACCACCCCGCTGCTGCGCGACCCGGTCGGCGACGAACTGCGCCCGGCAAGCTGGGCCGCCGCCCTCGACCGGATCGTCACCGGCCTGCGCGCCGTCCAGGAGGGACACGGCCGCGACGCGGTCGCCGTCTTCGGCGGCGGCGGGCTCACCAACGAGAAGGCGTACGCGCTGGGCAGGTTCGCCCGGGTGGCGCTGCGCACCAGGCACATCGACTACAACGGACGGTTCTGCATGTCCTCGGCGGCGGCGGCCGGCAACCGCGCCTTCGGCATCGACCGGGGCCTGCCGTTCCCGCTGGCCGACCTGGGCCGGGCCGACACGCTGCTGCTCGTCGGCGCGAACCCGGCGGAGACCATGCCCCCGCTGGTGCGCTGGCTCACCGAGCAGCGCGAACGCGGCGGCCGGCTGATCGTGGTCGACCCCCGGGTCACCGCCACCGCCCGGCTGGCCGACCTGCACCTGCAACCCCTGCCGGGCACCGACCTGGCGGTGGCGAGCGCGCTGCTGCACATCGCGCTCACCGAGGGCTGGATCGACAGGGAGTACGTGGCCGAGCGCACCACCGGCTTCGAGGCGGTCCGCCGCACCGTGGCCGGCTGGTGGCCGGCCCGCGCCGAGGCGCTCTCCGGGGTGCCGGTGGCCGACCTGGAGGCGACCGCCCGGGCCCTCGGCACCGCCGGACGCGTGATCATCCTGACCGCGCGCGGCGCCGAGCAGCACGCCAAGGGCGTCGACACGGTCACCGGCTTCGTCAACCTGGCACTCGCCCTCGGGCTGCCCGGCCGCCCCGGCTCCGGCTACGGCTGCCTCACCGGGCAGGGCAACGGGCAGGGCGGCCGGGAGCACGGACAGAAGGCCGACCAGCTCCCCGGCTACCGCAGGATCGACGACCCGGTCGCCCGGGAACACGTCGCCGGGGTCTGGGGGGTGCCGGCCGAGGAACTGCCCGGGCCGGGCGTGCCGGCGTACGAGCTGCTGGAGTCGCTGGGCACGCCCACCGGGCCGAAGGCGCTGCTGGTCTTCGGCTCCAACCCGGTGGTCTCCGCGCCCCGGGCGGCCCGGATCGAACGCCGGCTGCGCGCGGTCGACCTGCTGGTGGTCGCCGACTTCCTGCTCTCCGAGACGGCCGCGCTGGCCGACGTCGTGCTGCCCACCGCCCAGTGGGCCGAGGAGGACGGCACGATGACCAACCTGGAGGGCCGGGTGCTGCGCCGCCGCGCTCTGCGTACGCCGCCGCCGGGGGTCCGTACGGACCTGGAGATCCTCGCCGACCTCACCGCCCGCCTCCGGGGTGGTGCCGGCGACGCGGACGCCAGCGACCCGCGGGTCGTGTTCGCGGAGCTGCGGCGGGCCTCGGCCGGCGGGACCGCCGACTACGCCGGGGTGAGCTGGGAGCGGATCGACGCGCACGACGGCGTCTTCTGGCCCTGCCCGGCCGAGGGCGCCCCGGACACCCCCCGGCTCTTCGCCGACCGCTTCGCCACCCCGGACGGGCGGGCCCGCTTCCACGCCGTCGAGCACCGGCCGGCGGCCGAGGAGGTGTGCGCCGAGTATCCGCTGCACCTCACCACCGGCCGGGTGCTCGCGCAGTACCAGTCGGGCACCCAGACCCGCCGGGTCGCCGCCCTACGCCGGGCCGCCCCGGACGCCTTCGTCGAGCTGCACCCCGACCTTGCCGGACGGCTCGGCATCGGCGACGGCGAGCCGGTACGGGTGGTCTCCCGCCGGGGCGAACTCCGCGCGCCGGCCCGGCTCAGCACCGCCATCCGGCCGGACACCGTCTTCGCGCCGTTCCACTGGGGTGGTGCCGCGCGGGCCAACTCGGTCACCAACGACGCCGTCGACCCGGTCTCCGGGATGCCGGAGTTCAAGATCTGCGCCGTCCGGCTGGAGAGGGTGGACGAACCATGA
- a CDS encoding DUF6364 family protein, translating to MTAKVTLSFSDETIEEARRFAKREGLSLSAWMDQAAREKALREVFTAHAAAVGRAGLDLEAAALADAREVGMVDDVLFGGRPRAA from the coding sequence ATGACTGCCAAGGTGACCCTGTCGTTCTCGGACGAGACGATCGAGGAGGCCCGGCGGTTCGCAAAACGCGAAGGGCTCTCCCTCTCGGCGTGGATGGACCAGGCGGCCCGCGAGAAGGCGCTGCGCGAGGTCTTCACCGCGCACGCCGCCGCCGTCGGCCGGGCCGGTCTCGACCTCGAAGCCGCCGCCCTCGCCGACGCCCGCGAGGTGGGCATGGTCGACGACGTGCTCTTCGGCGGGCGCCCGCGTGCTGCGTAG
- the glmM gene encoding phosphoglucosamine mutase codes for MGRLFGTDGVRGRANADLTPELALAVAVAAAHTLAESDRSHPPLAVVGRDTRASGEMLEAAVVAGLTSAGANVVRVGVLPTPAVAFLTAEAKADLGVMLSASHNPMPDNGIKLFAAGGHKLPDEIEMRIEAAVEANATTAWKRPVGAGVGRVHDLLDGADHYVQHLIGTLPHRLDGLKVVVDCANGAAAEVAPVVYREAGAEVVAIYAEPDGLNINDECGSNHIEALRAVVVEHGAHLGIAHDGDADRCVAVTADGDEVDGDQVMAILALAMREAGTLTDDTLVATVMSNLGLRLAMSAQGIRLLETKVGDRYVLEELRASGLALGGEQSGHIVMPAYATTGDGVLTGLHLMSRLAATGKSLAELAAVVTKLPQVLINVPVGDRTVGAAAPAVRAEVERAEAELGESGRVLLRPSGTEPLVRVMVEAATERAARETAERIAEQVRTASPTA; via the coding sequence ATGGGCCGGTTGTTCGGCACGGACGGCGTACGCGGGCGGGCGAACGCGGATCTCACGCCTGAGTTGGCGCTGGCGGTGGCGGTCGCCGCCGCGCACACGCTCGCCGAGTCGGACCGGAGCCATCCCCCGCTGGCCGTGGTCGGGCGCGACACCCGGGCCAGCGGCGAGATGCTGGAGGCCGCCGTGGTCGCCGGGCTCACCAGCGCTGGCGCCAACGTGGTCCGGGTGGGTGTGCTGCCCACCCCGGCCGTGGCATTCCTCACCGCCGAGGCCAAGGCCGACCTGGGCGTGATGCTCTCCGCCTCGCACAACCCGATGCCCGACAACGGGATCAAGCTCTTCGCCGCCGGCGGGCACAAGCTGCCGGACGAGATCGAGATGCGGATCGAGGCGGCCGTCGAGGCGAACGCCACCACCGCCTGGAAGCGGCCGGTCGGCGCCGGCGTCGGCCGGGTGCACGACCTGCTCGACGGCGCCGACCACTACGTGCAGCACCTGATCGGCACCCTGCCGCACCGCCTCGACGGCCTCAAGGTCGTGGTCGACTGCGCCAACGGCGCGGCGGCCGAGGTGGCGCCGGTGGTGTACCGGGAGGCCGGTGCCGAGGTCGTCGCCATCTACGCCGAGCCCGACGGCCTCAACATCAACGACGAGTGCGGCTCCAACCACATCGAGGCCCTGCGGGCCGTCGTGGTCGAGCACGGCGCGCACCTGGGCATCGCCCACGACGGCGACGCCGACCGCTGCGTCGCGGTGACCGCCGACGGCGACGAGGTCGACGGCGACCAGGTGATGGCGATCCTCGCGCTCGCCATGCGGGAGGCCGGCACGCTCACCGACGACACCCTCGTCGCCACCGTGATGAGCAACCTCGGCCTGCGGCTGGCCATGTCCGCGCAGGGCATCCGACTCCTGGAGACCAAGGTCGGCGACCGGTACGTGCTGGAGGAGCTGCGCGCGTCCGGCCTGGCGCTGGGCGGCGAGCAGAGCGGGCACATCGTCATGCCGGCGTACGCCACCACCGGCGACGGCGTGCTGACCGGGCTGCACCTGATGTCCCGGCTCGCCGCCACCGGCAAGTCCCTCGCGGAGTTGGCCGCCGTGGTCACCAAGCTGCCGCAGGTGCTGATCAACGTGCCGGTCGGCGACCGTACGGTCGGCGCCGCCGCGCCCGCCGTCCGGGCCGAGGTCGAGCGGGCCGAGGCGGAGCTGGGGGAGAGCGGGCGGGTGCTGCTGCGTCCCTCCGGCACCGAGCCGCTGGTCCGGGTCATGGTCGAGGCGGCCACCGAGCGCGCCGCCCGCGAGACGGCCGAGCGCATCGCCGAGCAGGTCCGCACCGCCAGCCCGACCGCCTGA
- the rplM gene encoding 50S ribosomal protein L13, whose product MRTYSPKPGEIERQWHVIDASDVVLGRLATHAATLLRGKHKPTFAPHVDTGDFVVIVNAGKVALTGNKRHTKVAYRHSGYPGGLKQVGYDELLTKRPERAIELAVKGMLPHNKLGRQLIKKLKVYAGAEHPHGAQQPVPFEIKQIAQ is encoded by the coding sequence GTGCGTACGTACAGCCCGAAGCCGGGTGAGATCGAGCGTCAGTGGCACGTCATCGACGCCTCTGATGTCGTGCTGGGCCGCCTGGCCACCCACGCCGCCACGCTGCTGCGCGGCAAGCACAAGCCGACTTTCGCGCCGCACGTCGACACGGGCGACTTCGTCGTCATCGTGAACGCGGGCAAGGTCGCGCTGACCGGCAACAAGCGCCACACCAAGGTCGCCTACCGCCACTCCGGCTACCCGGGTGGTCTGAAGCAGGTCGGCTACGACGAGCTGCTGACCAAGCGTCCCGAGCGGGCCATCGAGCTGGCCGTCAAGGGCATGCTCCCGCACAACAAGCTCGGCCGTCAGCTCATCAAGAAGCTGAAGGTCTACGCCGGTGCCGAGCACCCGCACGGCGCGCAGCAGCCGGTGCCGTTTGAGATCAAGCAGATCGCGCAGTGA
- a CDS encoding MFS transporter, with product MSTLAPTAPLAEAVPPAAGRRRRIDDWRPEDPDFWRTTGAPIARRNLWVSIFAEHVGFSVWSLWSVTVLFLGPEYGIDPAGKFLLTAVPAALGAALRLPYTLAVARFGGRTWTIVSALLLLVPAVPMTMLLEPGVSYSTLMVLACLTGVGGGNFASSMANINLFYPSRLKGRALGLNAGGGNLGVPAVQLVGLAVLATAGAAYPRLVPAVYLPLIVLAALAAARWLDDVPGARNEPGALREAARDPHTWIMSLLYVGTFGSFIGFGFAFGQVLQLQFAERFPTPADAVWLTFLGPLIGSLVRPVGGHLADRLGGARVTFWNFVAMAAGASLVLYAARERSLGLYLLGFLSLFVFSGVGNGSTYKMIPAIFRARATADVAAGRREAAPAQRWAVRMTGSLIGVAGAVGASGGVLVNVAFRQSFLTRGSADAAYVAFIAAYAVCLAVTWLVYLRPGASRPVGV from the coding sequence GTGAGCACACTGGCCCCCACCGCACCCCTGGCCGAGGCCGTCCCGCCGGCCGCCGGCCGCCGGCGCCGCATCGACGACTGGCGGCCGGAGGACCCGGACTTCTGGCGTACGACCGGGGCGCCGATCGCCCGCCGCAACCTCTGGGTCTCGATCTTCGCCGAGCACGTCGGCTTCTCCGTGTGGAGCCTCTGGTCCGTCACGGTGCTCTTCCTCGGCCCGGAGTACGGCATCGACCCGGCGGGCAAGTTCCTGCTCACCGCCGTGCCGGCCGCCCTCGGGGCGGCACTGCGGCTGCCCTACACGCTGGCCGTGGCGCGCTTCGGCGGGCGGACCTGGACGATCGTCAGCGCACTGCTGCTGCTCGTCCCGGCCGTGCCGATGACGATGTTGCTGGAGCCCGGCGTCTCCTACTCCACCCTGATGGTGCTGGCCTGCCTGACCGGCGTGGGCGGGGGCAACTTCGCCTCCTCGATGGCGAACATCAACCTCTTCTACCCGTCTCGGCTCAAGGGCCGGGCGCTCGGGCTCAACGCCGGCGGCGGCAACCTCGGCGTGCCGGCGGTGCAACTGGTCGGCCTGGCGGTGCTGGCTACGGCGGGCGCCGCGTACCCGCGCCTGGTGCCGGCGGTCTACCTGCCGCTGATCGTGCTGGCCGCGCTCGCCGCGGCGCGCTGGCTGGACGACGTCCCGGGGGCGCGCAACGAGCCCGGCGCGCTGCGCGAGGCCGCCCGCGATCCGCACACCTGGATCATGTCGCTGCTCTACGTCGGCACCTTCGGCTCCTTCATCGGCTTCGGCTTCGCCTTCGGCCAGGTGCTCCAGCTCCAGTTCGCCGAGCGCTTCCCGACCCCGGCCGACGCCGTCTGGCTGACCTTTCTCGGCCCGCTGATCGGCTCGCTGGTCCGGCCGGTCGGCGGGCACCTCGCCGACCGCCTCGGCGGGGCCCGGGTGACCTTCTGGAACTTCGTCGCGATGGCGGCCGGCGCCTCGCTGGTGCTGTACGCCGCCCGCGAGCGGTCGTTGGGGCTCTACCTGCTCGGCTTCCTGTCGCTCTTCGTCTTCTCCGGCGTCGGCAACGGCTCGACGTACAAGATGATCCCGGCGATCTTCCGGGCCCGCGCGACGGCCGACGTGGCGGCCGGTCGGCGGGAGGCGGCCCCGGCGCAGCGCTGGGCCGTGCGGATGACCGGCTCGCTCATCGGTGTCGCCGGGGCGGTCGGGGCCTCCGGCGGGGTGCTGGTGAACGTCGCCTTCCGGCAGTCGTTCCTGACCCGGGGCAGCGCGGACGCGGCGTACGTCGCCTTCATCGCCGCGTACGCGGTCTGCCTCGCGGTGACGTGGCTGGTCTATCTGCGGCCGGGAGCCAGCCGGCCGGTGGGGGTGTGA
- a CDS encoding ABC transporter ATP-binding protein → METTTGSTVRVAGLVRRFGAGPQQVTAVDDVSLEIPAGTVVALTGPSGSGKSTLLHMIGAIEQVDAGTITVDEREITALGRAALTRYRQRVGFVFQRYHLLPALTVLDNVTVPVLPRRGRADHAARARELLDAVGLAGRERALPAQLSGGQQQRVAIARALMGAPGLLLADEPTGNLDSATGGQILDLLLDLRDRHGMTILLATHERAVAARCDRLVRLGDGRIVEDVDLTDGEDPAATFRRAAGLRL, encoded by the coding sequence ATGGAAACGACGACGGGCAGCACGGTCCGGGTCGCCGGGTTGGTCCGGCGCTTCGGGGCCGGCCCGCAGCAGGTGACGGCGGTCGACGACGTGTCCCTGGAGATCCCGGCGGGGACGGTGGTGGCGTTGACCGGGCCCAGCGGCTCCGGCAAGTCGACGCTGCTGCACATGATCGGCGCGATCGAGCAGGTGGACGCCGGCACGATCACCGTGGACGAGCGGGAGATCACCGCGCTCGGCCGCGCCGCCCTCACGCGGTACCGGCAGCGGGTCGGCTTCGTCTTCCAGCGCTACCACCTGCTGCCCGCCCTCACCGTGCTGGACAACGTGACCGTGCCGGTGCTGCCCCGGCGCGGGCGGGCCGACCACGCCGCCCGGGCCCGGGAGTTGCTCGACGCGGTGGGCCTGGCCGGGCGCGAGCGGGCCCTGCCGGCTCAACTCTCCGGCGGCCAGCAGCAGCGGGTCGCGATCGCCCGGGCGCTGATGGGCGCCCCCGGGCTGCTGCTCGCCGACGAACCGACCGGCAACCTCGACTCGGCCACCGGGGGGCAGATCCTCGACCTGCTGCTGGATCTACGCGACCGGCACGGCATGACGATCCTGCTCGCCACGCACGAGCGGGCGGTGGCCGCCCGGTGCGACCGGCTCGTCCGCCTCGGCGACGGGCGGATCGTGGAGGACGTGGACCTCACCGACGGCGAGGACCCGGCGGCCACCTTCCGGCGCGCCGCCGGCCTGCGCCTGTAG
- the rpsI gene encoding 30S ribosomal protein S9: MTDITETEVAPEATEAPAPVARAPRGDRPIQTVGRRKEAIVRVRIVPGSGKITCNGRDLEAYFPSKVHQQLIKDPLVTAEKPEAFDVIANLRGGGTTGQAGALRLAIARALIVNEPDDRPALKKAGFLTRDARVKESKKYGLKKARKAPQYSKR; the protein is encoded by the coding sequence ATGACCGACATCACCGAGACCGAGGTCGCCCCCGAGGCCACCGAGGCGCCGGCGCCCGTCGCCCGCGCGCCGCGTGGTGACCGCCCGATCCAGACCGTGGGTCGGCGCAAGGAGGCCATCGTCCGGGTGCGCATCGTCCCCGGCAGCGGCAAGATCACCTGCAACGGCCGTGACCTCGAGGCCTACTTCCCGAGCAAGGTGCACCAGCAGCTCATCAAGGACCCGCTGGTCACCGCCGAGAAGCCGGAGGCGTTCGACGTCATCGCCAACCTGCGTGGCGGCGGCACCACCGGTCAGGCTGGCGCGCTGCGGCTCGCCATCGCCCGGGCCCTGATCGTCAACGAGCCGGACGACCGCCCGGCGCTGAAGAAGGCCGGCTTCCTCACCCGGGACGCCCGGGTCAAGGAAAGCAAGAAGTACGGCCTCAAGAAGGCCCGCAAGGCTCCCCAGTACTCGAAGCGCTGA
- a CDS encoding type II toxin-antitoxin system PemK/MazF family toxin — protein sequence MLRRGEVWRIDGARERLGLVISSDVYNSTDVPIVIVAEVVEEALLRDSPLAVRMGAYVVMPDRLSSPMKKWFTECVDVADTETMLRVGRALRILQEL from the coding sequence GTGCTGCGTAGGGGCGAGGTCTGGCGCATCGACGGCGCCCGGGAACGGCTCGGGCTGGTAATCAGCTCCGACGTCTACAACTCCACCGACGTGCCGATCGTGATCGTGGCCGAGGTGGTCGAGGAGGCGCTGCTGCGCGACTCGCCCCTGGCGGTGCGGATGGGCGCGTACGTGGTGATGCCCGACCGGCTCTCCTCGCCGATGAAGAAGTGGTTCACGGAGTGCGTGGACGTCGCCGACACCGAGACCATGCTCCGGGTCGGTCGGGCGCTGCGCATCCTCCAGGAGCTCTGA
- a CDS encoding FAD-dependent oxidoreductase: MTERIVIVGNGMAGSRLAGELHARGGDRKVTVLGAEPHRAYNRIMLSTLLAGRIGEADVELAEAAGQGVDLRSGMAVTAVDRATATVHTDDGDRVAYDHLVLATGSRAVVPPLPGLAGPGLPERVVPFRTLDDCRRILAVADGARSALVLGGGLLGLEAARGLAARGLAVGVVHPVPHLMERQLDPAGAAVLADTLAGLGVTTHLAVSATKVVADADGVRLDLADGRSLAADLLVLSCGVRPDTALAASAGLAVERGVLVDDRLRTSDPRISAIGDCAQHDGALTGLVAPAWAQARVVAQLLTGEDPGARYRPRPAVTRLKAAGIDLAAMGDPGDGGTGEELTFADPARGTYARLRIRDERLTAAILLGDNPAVGTVIQLFDRGQPVPADRRSLLLGRSFGAATAAPAATPALMPDAATVCRCNDVSKGALVGCWRSGARTVDAVVAATRAGTGCGGCRDAVAGIVDWLSEVESVEVAR; the protein is encoded by the coding sequence ATGACCGAGCGGATCGTGATCGTCGGCAACGGGATGGCGGGCTCCCGGTTGGCCGGCGAGCTGCACGCCCGGGGCGGGGACCGCAAGGTCACCGTGCTCGGCGCGGAGCCGCACCGGGCGTACAACCGGATCATGCTCTCCACGCTGCTGGCGGGCCGGATCGGCGAGGCGGACGTGGAGCTGGCCGAGGCCGCCGGGCAGGGCGTCGACCTGCGCAGCGGGATGGCCGTCACCGCCGTCGACCGCGCCACCGCGACCGTCCACACCGACGACGGCGACCGCGTCGCGTACGACCATCTGGTGCTCGCCACCGGCAGCCGGGCCGTCGTGCCCCCGCTGCCGGGGCTGGCCGGGCCCGGGCTGCCGGAGCGGGTGGTGCCGTTCCGCACCCTCGACGACTGCCGGCGGATCCTCGCCGTGGCCGACGGCGCGCGCAGCGCCCTGGTGCTCGGCGGCGGGCTGCTCGGGCTGGAGGCGGCCCGCGGGCTCGCCGCCCGCGGCCTGGCCGTCGGGGTGGTGCACCCGGTGCCGCACCTGATGGAACGGCAGCTCGACCCGGCCGGCGCGGCCGTGCTGGCCGACACCCTCGCGGGCCTCGGGGTGACCACCCACCTGGCCGTGTCGGCCACGAAGGTGGTCGCGGACGCCGACGGGGTACGCCTGGACCTGGCCGACGGCCGCTCGCTCGCCGCCGACCTGCTGGTCCTCTCCTGCGGGGTACGCCCCGACACCGCCCTCGCCGCCTCGGCGGGGCTGGCCGTCGAGCGGGGAGTGCTGGTCGACGACCGGCTGCGCACCAGCGACCCACGGATCTCGGCGATCGGCGACTGCGCCCAGCACGACGGTGCCCTCACCGGGCTGGTCGCCCCGGCCTGGGCGCAGGCCCGGGTGGTGGCGCAGCTGCTCACCGGAGAGGACCCGGGGGCCCGCTACCGGCCCCGGCCGGCGGTGACCCGGCTCAAGGCGGCCGGCATCGACCTCGCCGCCATGGGCGACCCGGGCGACGGCGGGACCGGCGAGGAGCTGACCTTCGCCGACCCGGCCCGGGGCACGTACGCCCGGCTGCGCATCCGCGACGAGCGGCTGACCGCCGCGATCCTGCTCGGCGACAACCCGGCGGTCGGCACGGTCATCCAGCTCTTCGACCGGGGCCAGCCGGTGCCGGCCGACCGGCGTTCCCTGCTGCTCGGCCGGTCGTTCGGCGCGGCGACAGCAGCGCCGGCCGCCACCCCGGCGCTGATGCCGGACGCGGCGACCGTCTGCCGGTGCAACGACGTCAGCAAGGGAGCGCTGGTGGGCTGCTGGCGTTCCGGGGCCCGGACGGTCGACGCCGTGGTCGCCGCGACCCGGGCCGGTACGGGATGCGGCGGCTGCCGGGACGCCGTCGCCGGAATCGTCGACTGGTTGTCCGAGGTGGAATCGGTGGAGGTGGCGCGATGA
- a CDS encoding class I SAM-dependent methyltransferase — MDVAEVFDAVAGSYDEARRRLVPCFDAFYGTAVEVAAPPLRAAFAAGRTPEVLDLGAGTGLLSLLLAAAVPGVRLTLVDAAPAMLAVAADHLRARGVAHRTVLADLADPLPAGRYDAIVSALAVHHLDDAGKRALYRRVPAALAPGGVFVNAEQVAGPTAALDRRYHEVWLGQVAALGSDAEEIAAAEGRMAYDRPAPVAAQCRWLAEAGLVDVDCFFKQWRFAVFGGRRE, encoded by the coding sequence ATGGACGTGGCCGAGGTCTTCGACGCGGTGGCCGGCAGCTACGACGAGGCCCGCCGGCGCCTGGTGCCCTGCTTCGACGCCTTCTACGGCACCGCCGTCGAGGTGGCCGCTCCGCCGCTGCGCGCCGCGTTCGCCGCGGGGCGTACCCCCGAGGTGCTGGACCTGGGCGCGGGCACCGGGCTGCTGTCGCTGCTGCTCGCCGCGGCGGTGCCGGGGGTCCGGCTGACCCTGGTCGACGCCGCGCCGGCCATGCTCGCCGTCGCCGCCGACCACCTACGCGCCCGTGGGGTGGCCCATCGGACGGTCCTGGCCGACCTGGCCGACCCGCTGCCGGCCGGCCGCTACGACGCGATCGTCAGCGCGCTGGCCGTGCACCACCTCGACGACGCCGGCAAGCGCGCGCTCTACCGCCGGGTGCCGGCGGCGCTGGCGCCCGGCGGCGTCTTCGTCAACGCCGAGCAGGTCGCCGGCCCCACGGCCGCGCTGGACCGGCGCTACCACGAGGTCTGGCTGGGGCAGGTCGCCGCCCTGGGCTCCGACGCCGAGGAGATCGCCGCCGCCGAGGGCCGGATGGCGTACGACCGGCCGGCCCCGGTCGCCGCGCAGTGCCGCTGGCTGGCCGAGGCGGGCCTGGTGGACGTCGACTGCTTCTTCAAGCAGTGGCGGTTTGCCGTGTTCGGCGGCCGGCGCGAATAG